The Candidozyma auris chromosome 1, complete sequence genome includes a region encoding these proteins:
- the ZDS1 gene encoding Zds1p, which translates to MSDTTSRSSVPSRMNSPESYESAALEIESEKQMVKALKRLSMGNLIEHDPDFPMEDPEVLLMNEKERTDDSTASLDTLSLSKSASPPSSGSHTPPLEAKDPSASANDPSSDHTSHYVTPDDSFDSETSVNHENVLWVPANLHPEVNPQQFKQHVKVTIDELLERKLSRSQSNRSKRSSLSLTTNDDVHKDSDFDSTESDTSSHQIEQNNRYSNPSLLELSTELETLSRLAGMDSDDAVTLARSLSTHSLGYTEVEKAAIDELGAPHTNVGANQAEILDLGMDKSVHRTFSGQPVKSRPTQGPPHRTDLQKAQHRHPDGRSHSTQQLSQVQKAPKVHSNESEGHFALKRSRRLHHRKPHTSTPTHLGSQLQSKKAGSLAELRHNLNSTSMPLSYHGESEARMKSSISRQSMQSINPRSSQILFSYKGPPRSQTYNKVPASAPPNSAPPSPVLHPRSPKSPVVGQMNKDTAMVNPMNSAELRQKSREQRQLTGNQYIQHRHKPTSLSSRSSRENLQQAQNMAPQSGFASMPGPYRPTQRKPSPTSQQGFDGQHKSERRNISPQQVPNSQYMHHGATSMDYRQKSLQQNQAYATMQFRKQRSISSKTLGRSRPILQEANRDENGYPNEPFHSHKAGRDVKIDKTSQLNENLDMLRNEINEFKESLSHPDAKTKPKTSPLEPEAESSEEVSPTQSGAVPDFSFDTSLDLSYEDTLGIEKEILDDLKDEGFTSTPHTSPVKRSHKAGGTQKQVDVETTKLTSDLAASRVDDDKRRLETRLPEQIKAPYVSEKQGDLEREQRLGSDTDEVVVEDSFPIQDERKTPSQLVCDKIDVMPEKKESIHQGGSGRDDDMSPTETAAIPVPLEATSTGDSKQLRNKKSFGSLSIGDKKKNKKGWLWSKGRSVSAQHVPQDGASQKPSRSVSSPDIQTNKRDHKEIQKEPKENVISKLFKKKRSNSVGSTHSFASKNEAGTSEERESKSIKRFSSAIFKTSKDDDAKSISSREEQEAVNEEKQERHKEGPEEQSTKEKIKNKFRSRDKHSDERPAEKTAIETVEVEETIEEVSEDAEEEESKPQTTLEVQEKIKKSIKRTSKANPPLEYTDSAFGFPLPPPSVSTLIMLDYRFPVHVERAIYRLSHLKLANRKRSLREQVLLSNFMYAYLNLVDHTLHLEQRMSAEESDMMEEPEADMGLFNDDDKDTDFESEDDALEDNAFDVRLDLGGEQYNEITV; encoded by the coding sequence ATGTCGGAcacaacttcaagatcCTCTGTTCCTCTGAGGATGAACTCCCCTGAGAGTTATGAGTCTGCCGCTTTGGAGATCGAACTGGAGAAGCAGATGGTGAAAGCTCTCAAGAGGCTATCCATGGGAAATCTTATCGAGCATGATCCAGACTTTCCCATGGAGGATCCCGAGGTTCTCCTCATGAacgaaaaagagagaacTGACGACTCCACTGCATCACTTGACACACTCTCGCTTTCCAAATCCGCATCGCCTCCCTCATCAGGCTCTCATACTCCTCCTTTAGAAGCGAAAGACCCATCGGCGTCTGCGAACGATCCCTCCTCAGATCACACGTCGCATTATGTCACTCCTGACGATTCTTTCGACTCAGAGACTTCCGTAAATCACGAAAATGTTCTTTGGGTACCAGCCAATTTGCATCCGGAGGTCAATCCACAACAATTTAAACAGCATGTCAAAGTCACTATTGATGAGCTTCTAGAAAGAAAATTATCGAGATCGCAGTCAAATCGATCAAAGCGCTCATCTTTGTCTTTGACAACGAATGATGACGTTCACAAAGATTCAGATTTCGATAGCACGGAGTCTGACACTCTGTCCCATCAAATTGAACAAAACAACAGGTATAGTAACCCTTCACTTTTGGAGTTAAGTACCGAACTAGAGACTCTATCGCGTTTAGCAGGAATGGACTCTGACGATGCTGTTACGCTAGCTCGCTCCTTGTCCACGCATTCACTCGGGTATACCGAAGTAGAGAAAGCAGCAATTGATGAGTTAGGAGCTCCTCATACCAATGTTGGTGCCAATCAAGCGGAGATCTTGGATCTTGGAATGGACAAGTCCGTCCATAGGACATTTTCTGGACAGCCTGTAAAATCACGGCCAACTCAAGGTCCTCCACACCGAACAGACTTGCAGAAAGCACAGCATCGCCATCCGGACGGCCGCTCACATTCTACCcagcaattgctgcaaGTGCAGAAGGCTCCAAAAGTGCATCTGAATGAAAGTGAGGGACATTTtgcattgaagagaagTAGAAGGTTGCATCATAGGAAACCTCACACCTCAACACCTACTCATTTAGGTTCCCAATTACAGAGTAAGAAGGCAGGAAGCTTGGCTGAATTGAGGCACAATCTCAATTCAACGTCCATGCCTTTGTCATATCATGGAGAGTCCGAGGCACGCATGAAGAGCTCCATCAGTCGTCAAAGCATGCAGAGTATAAACCCGAGAAGCTCTCAAATTCTCTTCAGTTATAAGGGCCCGCCAAGACTGCAAACCTACAATAAAGTTCCAGCTTCAGCTCCTCCGAACTCAGCTCCACCATCACCCGTTCTACATCCAAGAAGCCCAAAAAGCCCAGTAGTAGGGCAAATGAACAAAGACACTGCAATGGTAAATCCAATGAACTCTGCGGAATTACGACAAAAGTCTCGTGAACAAAGACAATTAACTGGTAATCAGTATATTCAGCACCGTCACAAACCTACCAGTCTTTCATCACGCTCTCTGCGTGAAAATCTCCAGCAAGCTCAGAACATGGCTCCACAATCAGGGTTTGCCTCCATGCCTGGTCCATACCGCCCCACGCAACGTAAACCCTCGCCAACTTCACAACAGGGATTTGATGGCCAACACAAATCGGAAAGGCGTAACATATCTCCTCAACAAGTACCGAATTCTCAGTATATGCATCATGGTGCTACATCGATGGACTATAGACAAAAATCCCTTCAACAGAACCAAGCGTACGCGACGATGCAATTCcgaaagcaaagaagtaTACTGTCAAAAACTTTGGGGCGCTCTAGACCAATTTTACAGGAGGCAAATCGTGATGAAAATGGATATCCAAATGAGCCATTTCACTCTCATAAGGCAGGTAGAGATGTCAAGATTGATAAAACGTCTCAATTAAATGAAAATCTTGATATGCTTAGAAATGAGATAAATGAATTCAAAGAGAGTTTATCTCATCCTGATGCAAAGACAAAGCCCAAAACTCTGCCTCTTGAGCCCGAGGCCGAGAGTTCTGAGGAGGTATCGCCAACTCAATCAGGCGCCGTGCCTGATTTCAGCTTTGACACTTCACTCGACTTAAGCTACGAGGACACCTTGGGAATCGAGAAGgaaattcttgatgatctcaaagACGAGGGTTTTACAAGTACTCCTCATACGAGCCCAGTTAAACGCTCTCACAAAGCGGGTGGTACCCAGAAGCAAGTAGATGTTGAAACGACTAAGTTAACTTCTGATTTGGCAGCTCTGCGAGTTGACGATGATAAGAGGAGGCTCGAGACAAGACTTCCCGAACAAATAAAAGCACCGTATGTCTCCGAGAAGCAAGGGGACTTAGAGAGGGAGCAGCGTTTAGGGTCAGACACAGATGAAGTAGTGGTCGAGGACTCTTTCCCAATACAAGACGAGCGCAAAACACCTTCTCAACTCGTTTGCGATAAAATTGATGTCATGCCCGAGAAAAAGGAGAGTATTCATCAAGGTGGAAGCGGGAGAGATGATGATATGTCTCCTACTGAAACTGCCGCAATACCAGTTCCGTTGGAGGCCACTTCTACCGGTGATTCaaagcaattgagaaatAAAAAATCATTCGGCTCCCTTTCTATTGGCgataaaaagaaaaataagaaGGGATGGCTTTGGTCCAAGGGTCGCTCAGTGAGCGCTCAACATGTACCACAAGACGGAGCCTCCCAAAAACCGTCGAGATCGGTTTCATCTCCCGACATTCAAACAAACAAAAGGGATCATAAggaaattcaaaaagagcCTAAAGAGAACGTCATCTCCaaattgttcaagaagaagagaagcaaCTCTGTTGGGAGTACTCATCTGTTTGCGCTGAAAAATGAGGCAGGCACCAGCGAAGAGAGAGAGTCAAAAAGTATAAAGAGATTTAGCTCTGCTATTTTTAAGACGTCTaaggatgatgatgcaAAGAGCATATCTTCTAGGGAAGAGCAAGAGGCtgtcaatgaagaaaaacagGAGCGGCACAAGGAAGGACCTGAAGAACAGTCCACgaaagaaaagatcaagaataAGTTTAGAAGCAGGGACAAGCATTCTGATGAAAGGCCAGCTGAGAAGACTGCAATTGAAactgttgaagttgaggaaACCATTGAGGAAGTTTCAGAAGAtgctgaagaggaagaaagtaAACCTCAAACGACACTTGAAGTCcaagaaaaaatcaagaagctgatCAAGAGAACTTCTAAAGCGAACCCACCGCTAGAGTATACTGATTCGGCCTTTGGTTTCCCACTTCCACCTCCGTCAGTCTCTACGTTGATCATGTTGGACTACAGGTTCCCTGTTCATGTTGAAAGAGCAATTTATAGACTCTCACATCTAAAGCTCGCGAATCGAAAGCGCTCGCTTCGTGAGCAGGTGTTGTTGTCCAATTTCATGTATGCATACTTGAATTTGGTTGATCATACGTTGCATTTGGAACAACGAATGAGCGCGGAAGAATCGGACATGATGGAAGAGCCGGAAGCTGACATGGGACTTTTCAATGACGACGACAAAGACACGGATTTCGAAtctgaagatgatgccTTAGAGGACAATGCCTTCGATGTCAGACTCGATCTAGGTGGTGAACAATACAACGAGATCACTGTTTAa
- the CDC4 gene encoding SCF ubiquitin ligase complex subunit: MSGPPRYPLLGTQAIYDTRLTDPSAKLCDTLVEPCPFSLSSAPLETQSRKRYRAHQNQDNKDESHQNLSSQAPGADSGDDMIISDTDTVPDVTHPPKRRLTSANSTDPQGRQLSVPASSESNMSISSNTTVVGSALRSNTFNKPSDNQMHPCTPNVIESMTNSPISDMEDQNPHQLVLPSPSASPVQSASEKRSVYELFERCMMKPPMTQGDLADLMVNLSQFSSSQSRNNIIFQLLQQVDRSSLSTFCGIIQDSLRRDLLSSLPLEISLSILSHLDYKSVLAVSRVCRSWHRLVNNTALWTSMLSRDKLLSDANLLDKELSKPKELVRDWSTPSPYLSEINIAQTLYKKRFIILQRWMNPNYEPKRISVAGHGSNIVTCLQHDEEKVITGIEGKSIFVHATKTGELLRVLRGHDGGVWALKYFSNTLVSGSTDRDVRVWNIRTGKCTHMFRGHTSTVRCLDILHPVQIGTNDNGEPIIFPKEPLLVTGSRDHNLHVWKLPLDNEGPHADESSETKVYDSKDPDNPYLVAVLVGHTQSVRSVSGYGNIIISGSYDTTVRVWDLKEGGRCKHVLEGHTDRIYSTALNFKTRRCYSGSMDSSINVWDFEKGKLLFSLEGHNSLVGLLELSDDYLVSAAADSTLRVWNPSTGENYSKLKGHSSAITCFQHDSLRIVSGSERMLKLWDVNTGKFVRDLLSDITRGIWQVRFDPDRCVAAVQKQGGESEETYIEILDFTEPLNRISEI; the protein is encoded by the coding sequence ATGTCTGGCCCTCCTAGGTATCCGCTTTTGGGAACCCAGGCTATTTACGACACAAGACTCACAGACCCTTCGGCAAAGCTCTGCGACACGTTGGTCGAGCCTTGTCCATTCTCTTTGTCCCTGGCGCCTCTAGAGACCCAGCTGCGCAAAAGGTACCGTGCCCACCAGAACCAGGACAACAAGGACGAGTCGCAtcaaaatctttcttcacaGGCGCCTGGTGCTGATAGTGGTGACGACATGATTATCTCGGACACGGATACCGTTCCTGACGTGACTCATCCGCCCAAGAGACGCCTAACGCTGGCCAACCTGACGGACCCTCAAGGAAGACAGCTTTCAGTGCCTGCTTCCTCTGAGTCGAACATGTCGATTCTGAGCAACACGACTGTGGTAGGGTCCGCATTGCGCTCCAACACGTTCAACAAGCCAAGTGACAACCAAATGCATCCTTGTACACCCAACGTCATAGAGTCCATGACGAACTCTCCGATATCCGATATGGAAGATCAGAatcctcatcaacttgTGCTTCCTCTGCCTCTGGCTTCTCCAGTGCAGAGCGCCAGTGAGAAACGGTCAGTGTACGAACTCTTTGAGCGTTGCATGATGAAGCCTCCCATGACTCAAGGCGACTTGGCCGATCTCATGGTGAACCTCTCGCAGTTCTCTTCGTCGCAAAGCAGAAACAATATTATCTTCCAGCTCTTGCAACAGGTGGACaggctgctgcttctgACTTTTTGCGGTATTATCCAAGATTCCTTGAGACGAGACTTGCTTTCGAGCTTACCTTTGGAGATCTCCTTATCCATACTCTCGCATTTGGACTACAAATCTGTTCTTGCCGTCTCTCGGGTGTGTCGCTCATGGCACCGTTTGGTCAACAACACAGCTCTATGGACATCTATGCTCTCTAGagacaagcttttgagtgACGCTAATCTCTTGGATAAGGAGCTTTCAAAGCCAAAAGAACTTGTCCGCGACTGGTCAACTCCGAGTCCATACCTTTCGGAAATCAACATCGCTCAAACGCTTTACAAAAAACGCTTCATCATTCTACAACGTTGGATGAACCCAAATTACGAACCAAAACGTATCAGCGTGGCTGGCCACGGCTCCAATATCGTGACATGCCTTCAGCATGACGAAGAGAAGGTGATAACTGGTATCGAAGGTAAACTGATCTTTGTCCACGCTACTAAGACAGGTGAGCTTCTACGCGTCCTTAGGGGTCATGATGGTGGCGTTTGGGCTCTCAAgtacttctccaacacttTGGTGAGTGGTTCTACCGATCGTGATGTACGCGTATGGAATATCAGGACAGGTAAGTGTACCCACATGTTTAGAGGTCACACCTCTACTGTTCGATGTCTAGATATCTTGCATCCTGTTCAGATTGGCACCAATGACAACGGAGAGCCTATTATCTTTCCTAAGGAGCCACTTTTGGTGACAGGTTCAAGAGATCACAATTTGCATGTTTGGAAGCTTCCGCTTGACAACGAGGGTCCGCATGCTGATGAGAGCTCCGAAACGAAAGTGTACGATAGTAAGGATCCTGATAATCCATACCTTGTTGCAGTTTTGGTTGGCCACACTCAATCTGTTCGCTCAGTTTCCGGATATGGTAACATTATCATCTCTGGTTCATACGATACCACCGTTCGTGTCTGGGACTTAAAAGAAGGTGGTAGATGCAAGCATGTTCTAGAAGGTCACACCGATCGGATCTATTCTACCGCCTTGAACTTTAAGACGCGTCGCTGTTACTCGGGCTCTATGGACCTGTCCATTAATGTATGGGATTTTGAGAAAGGAAAGCTACTATTTTCTTTGGAAGGTCACAACTCACTCGTGGGCTTGTTAGAACTCTCGGACGACTATTTGGTATCTGCTGCCGCAGACTCTACGTTGAGGGTCTGGAATCCTTCTACCGGTGAGAATTACAGCAAGTTAAAGGGACATAGTAGCGCTATTACCTGTTTTCAGCATGATAGTCTCAGAATTGTGAGTGGAAGCGAACGTATGTTGAAACTATGGGATGTCAATACAGGCAAGTTCGTCAGAGACCTATTGTCGGACATCACGAGAGGTATATGGCAGGTGCGTTTCGACCCAGATAGATGCGTTGCTGCTGTTCAGAAACAGGGtggtgaaagtgaagaaacaTACATTGAAATTCTTGATTTCACTGAGCCTCTCAATAGAATCTCTGAGATATAA
- the SCS7 gene encoding fatty acid alpha-hydroxylase, with protein sequence MARTLPLLSAKEVSKHNTEKDCWVTLYNRKVYNVTGFLDQHPGGADIVFPYAGKDVTEIMADSISHEHSESAYEMLDDDMLVGYMATEEEERELVNNKKKHTVDVRLTDEAQAEIDLYEFHDELPALEMLSVQTDFDDDAKKHKFLDLKKPLIPQMLRSTFSKEFYLDQVHRPRHYGNGSAPLFGNFLEPLSLTPWWVVPLVWLPPNMYLFYVGFVNQSKLTALSLWVMGLFVWTFVEYCLHRFLFHLDQYLPDNRYFLTLHFLLHGVHHYLPMDRYRLVLPPTLFVVLAYPFYKLIFKIFPFYMACSGFAGGTLGYIMYDVTHYVLHHTHLPKFFQELKKYHLEHHYKNYEMGFGVTSKFWDVIFDTEITSTFEKRS encoded by the coding sequence ATGGCTAGAACTTTGCCCTTACTCTCTGCCAAAGAGGTTAGCAAGCACAACACAGAGAAAGACTGCTGGGTTACCCTTTATAACAGAAAAGTGTACAATGTGACGGGTTTTCTTGACCAGCACCCTGGCGGCGCCGATATTGTGTTTCCATACGCTGGGAAAGATGTGACAGAAATCATGGCCGACTCTATATCCCACGAACACTCGGAGAGCGCCTACGAGatgcttgatgatgatatgTTAGTAGGGTACATGGCcaccgaagaagaggagcGTGAGTTGGTGAACAATAAGAAGAAGCATACCGTGGATGTAAGACTCACAGACGAGGCTCAGGCTGAGATCGACTTGTATGAGTTCCACGATGAGTTGCCTGCTTTAGAAATGTTGTCTGTTCAAACTGATTTCGACGATGATGCTAAGAAGCATAAATTCctcgacttgaagaagccttTGATTCCTCAGATGCTCAGGTCaacattttcaaaagagttTTATTTGGATCAGGTTCACCGTCCGAGACATTATGGTAACGGATCTGCTCCACTTTTCGGTAATTTCTTGGagcctctttctttgactCCGTGGTGGGTCGTTCCCTTGGTTTGGCTTCCTCCTAACATGTACTTATTTTACGTTGGATTTGTCAACCAAAGCAAGCTCACAGCCTTGAGTTTATGGGTGATGGGTTTGTTTGTTTGGACTTTTGTTGAATACTGCTTGCACCGATTCTTGTTCCACTTGGACCAGTATTTACCTGACAACAGGTACTTCTTGACCCTCCACTTCCTTTTGCATGGTGTGCATCATTACTTGCCCATGGACAGGTACAGATTGGTGTTGCCTCCCACCTTGTTTGTCGTCTTGGCCTATCCATTTTATAAAttgattttcaaaatcttcccATTTTATATGGCATGTTCAGGGTTTGCAGGCGGCACTTTGGGCTACATCATGTATGATGTGACACACTATGTTTTGCACCATACCCACTTGCCCAAATTTTTccaagaattgaagaaatatCACTTGGAACATCACTACAAAAATTACGAGATGGGCTTTGGTGTAACCAGCAAATTTTGGGATGTCATATTCGATACTGAGATCACTTCAACTTTCGAGAAAAGATCGTGA
- the URA5 gene encoding orotate phosphoribosyltransferase URA10 encodes MHQFQTSFLDLALESQALKFGSFTLKSGRQSPYFFNLGLFNTGKLLSTLATAYAHAIIESKVEFDILFGPAYKGIPLAAITVAKLAELDPENYSDLGYSFNRKEKKDHGEGGSIVGCALKGKRILIIDDVMTAGTAINEAFEIISAESGTVAGCIIALDRQETTPDSDKSATQAVSARYGIPVFSIVTLSDIITHLKGKLSPQNLADIENYRQQYASKN; translated from the coding sequence ATGCACCAATTTCaaacttcttttcttgatctcgCCTTGGAGTCTCAAGCACTCAAGTTTGGGTCCTTCACTCTCAAATCTGGTCGTCAGTCTccatacttcttcaacttgggtTTGTTCAACACCGGGAAACTTTTGTCGACTCTTGCAACTGCTTATGCTCATGCCATTATTGAGTCGAAAGTGGAGTTCGACATCCTTTTTGGCCCAGCCTACAAGGGTATCCCATTGGCTGCAATTACCGTGGCGAAGTTGGCTGAGCTTGACCCAGAGAACTACTCTGACCTCGGCTACTCTTTCaatagaaaagaaaagaaggaccACGGTGAAGGGGGTTCCATCGTTGGCTGCGCTTTGAAAGGAAAGagaatcctcatcatcgatGATGTGATGACTGCCGGTACCGCTATCAACGAAGCCTTTGAGATTATCTCTGCAGAACTGGGCACTGTTGCTGGATGCATCATCGCCTTGGATAGACAGGAGACGACTCCAGATTCTGATAAATCCGCCACTCAGGCTGTCTCCGCCAGGTATGGAATACCTGTGTTTTCAATCGTCACTTTGTCTGACATCATTACCCATTTGAAGGGAAAGTTATCTCCACAAAACTTGGCGGACATTGAGAACTACAGACAGCAATACGCTTCGAAGAATTAA
- the SEC65 gene encoding RNA-binding signal recognition particle subunit SEC65, which produces MPPKPTIEEVDDDEIDNMEMDIAQFDPNLKTPIAPVNKPVITRSQDSEPPLFPQQPFRPPPSTGSLEREQIIDPSKISSKDKEELNKFQTIYPCYFDKNRSHKEGRRVSAELAVHNPLAITISDACRSLGVPVLLELDKTHPQDFGNPGRVRVLIKDEGIVKDTRFKTKKSLLNKIATYLQDHPTTLKSISKGSGIPYPKEFEEGFDPEEIPKVKGFKMNSIVPVYSNYTLKHPMTKTIYDPEPETTNEAPKLPKQPKKKIMRVRG; this is translated from the coding sequence ATGCCGCCAAAGCCCACAATAGAAGAagtcgatgatgatgaaatcgATAACATGGAAATGGACATTGCCCAGTTTGATCCTAACCTCAAGACACCAATAGCACCGGTCAACAAGCCTGTCATCACGAGGTCGCAGGATTCAGAACCACCACTCTTTCCCCAACAACCATTTAGACCACCACCAAGTACTGGCAGTCTCGAGAGGGAGCAAATAATAGATCCATCAAAGATCTCAAGTAAGGATAAAGAGGAACTCAACAAGTTCCAGACGATATATCCTTGTTATTTCGACAAGAACAGATCGCATAAGGAGGGAAGAAGAGTCAGTGCAGAATTGGCCGTACATAATCCTTTGGCAATCACGATTTCGGATGCATGCCGTCTGTTGGGTGTTCCTGTTCTTCTCGAGTTGGACAAAACACATCCACAGGACTTTGGTAATCCAGGTAGAGTAAGGGTTTTGATTAAAGATGAGGGAATTGTCAAGGATACTCGTTTCAAGACGAAAAAGTCCCTTTTAAATAAGATAGCCACCtatcttcaagatcaccCGACAACATTGAAGAGCATAAGCAAGGGAAGCGGCATTCCCTATCCAAAGGAGTTCGAAGAAGGTTTTGACCCAGAAGAAATACCAAAAGTCAAAGGTTTTAAGATGAACTCGATCGTTCCAGTTTACTCTAACTACACATTGAAGCATCCAATGACGAAAACCATTTACGACCCTGAGCCAGAGACTACAAATGAAGCACCCAAGCTACCTAAGCAAcccaagaaaaaaatcatgaGAGTAAGAGGTTAG